One segment of Candidatus Nitrospira nitrosa DNA contains the following:
- a CDS encoding CopG family transcriptional regulator, translating into MSSDTQTTIYLKPTVYRALKVKTAITDRSVSDLVNTAVLEPLREDILDLETLDSRVKEETRPFVKALKRVLQRRGL; encoded by the coding sequence ATGTCATCAGACACACAAACAACAATCTATTTGAAGCCAACGGTCTATCGAGCCCTCAAAGTCAAAACTGCCATCACAGACCGCTCTGTCTCCGACTTGGTCAATACCGCTGTGCTGGAACCTCTTCGAGAGGATATCTTAGATCTAGAGACGTTGGATAGCCGTGTGAAAGAGGAGACCCGGCCTTTCGTAAAAGCGTTGAAGCGAGTACTGCAACGCAGAGGCCTATAG
- a CDS encoding DMT family transporter produces MSQSSTSLAYGSVALAAVLWGGSIVAQKMALTSFSAVEASVLRDTGGLAILLVTWWAKEGAALRLSGADVRLLGLLGLGVLGNHLLILMGLNYVSGAVGGVIIGSSPVVTSLLSAMLIRDVPLRAVWAGAMLSFAGVGVVSVAGFQAAGDQPLLGSTLVFLGVVSWALYSIGSRTIMERISPLTVNWTTLMVATVLQIPLLWTDQKMLVAGVASVTVSDWLALGYLIVFATAVAQQAWLFGVKGVGPSRASVLGNLTPVAAIGLSALILGETVGWIEIIGICLILAGVWVVNRQTAELKG; encoded by the coding sequence ATGTCACAATCTTCCACAAGTCTGGCCTATGGGTCAGTCGCACTTGCGGCGGTCCTCTGGGGTGGATCGATCGTGGCGCAGAAGATGGCGCTCACGTCGTTTTCCGCGGTCGAGGCCTCGGTCCTCCGAGATACCGGCGGGCTAGCGATTCTACTCGTAACCTGGTGGGCCAAAGAGGGTGCGGCCCTGAGGTTGAGCGGTGCCGATGTTCGGCTGCTTGGCCTACTGGGACTTGGCGTGCTGGGCAACCACCTGCTCATCCTCATGGGGCTGAACTATGTGAGTGGCGCCGTCGGTGGGGTGATCATCGGATCGAGTCCGGTGGTGACGTCCCTGCTCTCGGCCATGTTGATTCGAGATGTGCCGCTGCGCGCGGTTTGGGCTGGTGCGATGCTGTCCTTCGCAGGAGTTGGTGTGGTTTCCGTGGCAGGGTTCCAGGCGGCCGGCGATCAGCCGCTGCTGGGCAGTACGTTGGTTTTTCTTGGCGTGGTAAGTTGGGCGCTCTATAGCATCGGGAGCCGCACGATCATGGAGCGGATTTCACCCCTGACCGTCAATTGGACGACTCTGATGGTTGCGACGGTCCTTCAGATCCCGCTTCTATGGACAGACCAAAAAATGCTGGTCGCCGGCGTCGCATCAGTGACGGTGTCTGATTGGCTGGCCCTCGGCTACCTCATCGTCTTTGCGACGGCTGTGGCGCAACAGGCCTGGCTGTTCGGCGTCAAAGGTGTCGGTCCGTCACGGGCCTCGGTGTTGGGCAATCTGACCCCGGTCGCAGCCATTGGGCTCTCTGCGTTGATCTTGGGGGAAACCGTAGGTTGGATTGAAATTATCGGTATCTGTCTCATCCTTGCCGGCGTCTGGGTCGTCAATCGCCAAACAGCCGAACTCAAAGGCTAG
- a CDS encoding universal stress protein — protein sequence MSGSVEGLSIIFATDGSQGSATAEAYAFALARSWDALLTVLHVLEFPSGLDPDNPVNRLYLAELMKQATQELIELKARAADRGISVETKITTGIPSEEVLAAATDEASDLIVVGTRGRTGLAHVLLGSTAERIIRAAPCPVLAVHAERSEKESAGGARHNPSGIQRILVPIDFSDCSLDALEYGALVAQRCKASIRILHVLEPVSYGLDFTLPHLAKRDADRTVITKRLSDLTAALTSSGLVSDCVISGGLPADSILNAALAPDVGLIVMGTHGRRGLSHALFGSVAEFVLRKSSCPVLTVRSPKFHPSHRPVLVRPSMPNNV from the coding sequence GTGAGCGGGTCTGTGGAAGGCCTGAGTATTATATTTGCGACCGATGGGTCACAAGGGTCGGCGACTGCGGAGGCCTATGCCTTCGCGCTCGCACGATCATGGGATGCCTTGCTGACCGTGCTGCATGTGCTGGAGTTTCCCTCTGGGCTCGACCCGGACAATCCTGTCAATCGGCTGTACTTGGCCGAATTAATGAAGCAGGCAACGCAAGAGTTAATTGAATTGAAAGCACGGGCAGCCGATCGGGGTATTTCGGTGGAGACGAAGATTACGACAGGCATTCCGAGTGAAGAAGTTCTAGCAGCCGCAACGGACGAAGCGTCGGATCTGATTGTGGTGGGTACCAGAGGCAGAACCGGATTGGCACATGTTCTTTTGGGAAGTACGGCGGAACGAATTATCCGGGCGGCGCCTTGCCCGGTTCTAGCGGTGCACGCTGAGCGATCTGAAAAAGAGAGCGCGGGTGGAGCTCGGCACAATCCATCGGGGATTCAGCGGATTCTGGTCCCGATCGATTTTTCGGACTGTTCGCTCGACGCCTTGGAGTATGGGGCATTGGTTGCTCAACGATGCAAGGCCTCCATCAGAATTCTCCATGTCTTGGAGCCAGTTTCGTACGGATTGGACTTCACCTTGCCTCATCTGGCGAAGCGTGACGCTGATCGGACAGTGATCACCAAGCGGTTGTCTGATCTCACCGCAGCACTCACCTCGTCAGGGCTGGTATCTGATTGTGTCATCTCCGGTGGGCTACCGGCTGATTCGATCCTCAATGCGGCTCTGGCCCCTGATGTGGGGTTGATTGTCATGGGGACTCATGGTCGACGTGGTTTGTCCCACGCGTTATTTGGTAGTGTCGCAGAGTTCGTTCTTCGAAAGTCTTCGTGCCCAGTCCTGACGGTCCGGAGCCCGAAGTTTCATCCAAGCCATCGCCCTGTCCTTGTGAGACCATCCATGCCAAACAACGTGTAG
- a CDS encoding DUF2934 domain-containing protein, with translation MPTRKTTTKTKPKTKSSKGKGRPVPAVRRVEKPIELPEGMWERISQKAYELWEQRGRQDGNALRDWFDAEEIVMEEIHESRE, from the coding sequence ATGCCAACGCGCAAGACGACAACCAAGACCAAACCCAAGACCAAGAGCAGCAAAGGGAAGGGCCGCCCCGTTCCTGCTGTGAGGCGGGTTGAGAAGCCCATCGAACTACCGGAAGGAATGTGGGAACGGATTTCACAGAAAGCCTACGAGCTCTGGGAACAGCGCGGCCGTCAAGATGGGAATGCCCTCAGAGACTGGTTCGATGCAGAGGAAATCGTCATGGAAGAAATTCATGAATCGCGTGAGTGA
- a CDS encoding SDR family NAD(P)-dependent oxidoreductase produces the protein MDRLERPSRKMTSNREKRLDGKVALVMGGTGGIGRAVAIEFALCGASVSVVGRRVQEGSDVVAEIVNQGGNASFVRGDLSDQHEIRLVIENVMEAYGRIDCAFNNAGIEGPLGDLLNHTEQEIKETFEINVHGLAHSMRLELECMLRQGEGAIVNCASIAGLRGIAGSSVYCATKHAVIGFTKSVALEYAARGIRINAVAPGCIETEMLYRVTKGNYDDLVRKVPMRRLGQPEEVAKAVSWLCSHEASFVTGQVLTVDGGVEASL, from the coding sequence ATGGACAGGTTAGAGAGGCCTTCGAGGAAAATGACCTCAAATAGAGAAAAGCGTCTAGATGGAAAAGTTGCACTCGTTATGGGAGGCACAGGCGGGATAGGCCGAGCTGTTGCAATAGAATTTGCTTTATGTGGTGCATCGGTAAGTGTCGTGGGGAGACGGGTACAAGAGGGCAGCGATGTGGTGGCTGAGATTGTCAACCAAGGAGGAAATGCCTCTTTTGTTCGTGGAGATTTGTCCGATCAACATGAGATTCGATTGGTCATTGAGAATGTCATGGAAGCTTACGGGCGAATTGATTGTGCATTTAATAATGCCGGGATTGAAGGACCACTAGGCGATCTGTTGAATCACACGGAGCAGGAAATTAAAGAGACCTTTGAGATAAACGTACATGGACTGGCCCATAGTATGAGATTGGAGCTCGAATGTATGTTGCGACAAGGAGAAGGGGCTATCGTCAATTGCGCATCAATAGCCGGTCTGCGCGGTATTGCGGGCTCTTCTGTGTACTGCGCAACAAAGCATGCAGTTATAGGGTTTACTAAATCGGTTGCGTTGGAGTATGCCGCACGAGGCATACGAATCAATGCCGTAGCGCCTGGCTGTATTGAAACTGAGATGTTATATCGTGTCACCAAAGGAAACTATGACGACCTGGTTAGAAAGGTACCTATGAGGCGGTTGGGACAACCGGAGGAAGTGGCTAAGGCCGTTTCATGGTTGTGCTCTCATGAGGCATCATTCGTTACAGGACAAGTTCTGACAGTTGATGGCGGTGTCGAGGCCAGTTTATAG
- a CDS encoding universal stress protein translates to MKILAATDGSKYGRWAMEWLAEIPFAVQPVVRVLQVVDAASLRAPFMIQPVIVGTERYIQSEVKRMETAAKVTKKDSESLLSTLGLSGTVTIDRGTVAATIMKHAQRGVGLLSIGSRGLDALDRFMLGSISNHAIHHAPCSVLVVKEPPRPVRHLILAIDGSAASDKAVKFVMRTINPTPDGPDREPVQITIVHAMPFLKYPEVKEVGKGLVQRYGDKLAKSGFQIREAVRLGKPADEILTVAKKNKADLIVTGAKGLGAISRVLLGSVSTRVVQHAHCGVLVVR, encoded by the coding sequence ATGAAGATTCTCGCGGCAACTGATGGATCAAAGTATGGCCGATGGGCGATGGAATGGTTGGCGGAGATCCCGTTCGCAGTGCAGCCCGTCGTTCGGGTCCTGCAAGTCGTCGATGCGGCGAGCCTTCGGGCTCCCTTCATGATCCAACCGGTGATCGTCGGGACGGAACGGTATATTCAGTCTGAAGTGAAGAGGATGGAGACAGCGGCGAAGGTGACGAAAAAGGATTCGGAGAGCTTGTTGTCCACGCTCGGGTTGAGCGGGACCGTAACGATCGACCGAGGCACGGTGGCAGCCACGATCATGAAGCATGCGCAGCGTGGGGTCGGACTCTTGTCGATCGGATCCCGAGGATTGGATGCCTTGGATCGATTCATGTTGGGCAGCATCTCGAACCATGCCATTCACCATGCTCCTTGCTCTGTCCTGGTTGTGAAAGAGCCCCCAAGGCCTGTACGGCATCTGATTCTGGCCATCGATGGGTCGGCCGCTTCGGATAAGGCGGTCAAGTTTGTGATGCGTACGATCAATCCGACTCCCGATGGTCCGGACCGAGAGCCGGTTCAGATTACCATTGTGCACGCCATGCCCTTTTTGAAGTATCCCGAGGTGAAAGAGGTTGGGAAGGGGCTCGTGCAGCGCTACGGGGATAAACTCGCGAAATCAGGCTTTCAGATACGTGAAGCCGTGAGGCTGGGGAAGCCGGCGGATGAGATTTTGACGGTGGCCAAGAAAAACAAGGCAGACCTGATCGTGACCGGCGCGAAAGGACTGGGCGCTATCAGCCGTGTCCTGCTCGGCAGCGTGTCCACTCGGGTGGTGCAACATGCTCACTGTGGCGTGCTCGTGGTCCGTTGA
- a CDS encoding rubrerythrin family protein, protein MGQSLKGTKSHDNLKHAFAGESQANRRYLYFARRADIEGYPDVGGLFRDTSEAETGHAFGHLDFLKDVGDPATGVPIGNTDANLRSAIEGETYEYTQMYPGMAKTARDEGFPELAEWFETLAKAERSHANRFQKGLDSLKS, encoded by the coding sequence ATGGGACAGAGCTTAAAAGGAACAAAGAGTCACGACAATCTGAAGCATGCGTTTGCCGGCGAGTCACAAGCCAATCGCCGGTATCTCTACTTCGCTCGGCGAGCGGATATCGAGGGGTATCCTGATGTCGGTGGGCTCTTCCGGGACACCTCAGAGGCGGAAACCGGCCATGCCTTCGGCCATCTGGACTTCTTGAAAGATGTCGGAGACCCGGCGACCGGTGTGCCGATCGGCAATACGGACGCGAATCTCAGGTCTGCCATTGAAGGGGAGACCTACGAATATACACAAATGTATCCGGGAATGGCCAAGACCGCACGGGACGAAGGGTTCCCTGAGTTGGCCGAGTGGTTTGAAACCTTGGCGAAAGCCGAACGGTCTCATGCCAATCGCTTCCAAAAGGGACTGGATAGTTTGAAAAGCTAA
- a CDS encoding cupredoxin domain-containing protein — MILGKRGMQWRRLGMVLTVACLAWMYGTVLVAQSEQVVDVTIKDFRFVTKQGPLRLGFPTAIKVQNEDAERHDFSSTMFEGIPTQIEKDGVIVYGRGVGGVYLDSKQSATIRFDMTRPGRHVFRCSIHPTMNGELLLLSAEAV; from the coding sequence ATGATTCTCGGGAAACGTGGTATGCAATGGCGAAGGTTAGGGATGGTTCTCACCGTGGCCTGTCTGGCTTGGATGTACGGTACAGTCCTGGTGGCGCAGTCCGAGCAGGTGGTGGACGTGACGATCAAGGATTTTCGATTTGTGACGAAGCAGGGCCCCTTGCGCTTGGGATTTCCAACCGCCATCAAGGTACAAAATGAAGATGCGGAGCGCCACGATTTCAGCTCGACCATGTTTGAGGGTATTCCCACTCAGATTGAGAAGGATGGGGTGATTGTCTATGGTCGTGGCGTGGGAGGGGTATATCTCGATTCGAAACAGAGCGCCACGATTCGATTTGACATGACGCGACCAGGTCGGCATGTTTTCCGATGCTCTATTCATCCGACGATGAACGGGGAGTTGCTTCTATTGAGTGCGGAGGCTGTGTGA
- a CDS encoding MarR family winged helix-turn-helix transcriptional regulator → MTAITTINQDSLPDRLVTGLSKIGLAMKSRTWRRKGRQGIGPLQIQVLTFLRSRPNHSATVSTIARELSVKLPTASEVIRTLEQKRFVRRRRREVDNRVVTVHLTALGAKAGHVENRWPEILASATENLSAQEQVSLLGTLVKLIRALQLQGEIPIARMCVSCEHFQPNTHAESDLPHHCNFYNVAFGDQAFRLDCHEYVEASKDGLDQNVDAGHVEPQAQVAQM, encoded by the coding sequence ATGACAGCGATAACCACGATCAACCAGGACTCGCTCCCTGATCGTTTGGTGACGGGACTTTCAAAAATCGGTCTGGCGATGAAGAGCCGAACCTGGAGACGGAAGGGACGACAGGGGATCGGTCCCTTGCAAATTCAGGTGCTCACGTTTCTGCGATCTCGACCGAACCATTCGGCTACTGTCTCGACCATTGCTCGGGAACTCTCGGTCAAGTTGCCGACCGCGTCCGAGGTGATCAGAACACTGGAACAGAAACGGTTCGTTCGGCGGCGACGCAGGGAAGTCGACAATCGCGTCGTGACGGTGCATTTAACGGCCCTTGGGGCCAAAGCGGGTCATGTGGAAAACCGATGGCCTGAAATTCTGGCATCGGCCACCGAGAATCTATCGGCTCAGGAACAGGTCTCACTTCTCGGGACGCTCGTGAAACTGATTCGTGCGCTTCAATTGCAAGGAGAGATTCCGATCGCGCGCATGTGCGTGTCGTGCGAACATTTTCAACCGAACACCCATGCAGAATCCGATCTGCCGCACCATTGCAACTTTTACAACGTCGCATTCGGAGACCAGGCGTTCCGTCTCGATTGTCACGAGTATGTTGAAGCTTCAAAGGACGGACTCGATCAGAATGTAGATGCCGGCCACGTTGAGCCACAGGCTCAAGTGGCGCAGATGTGA
- a CDS encoding 6-pyruvoyl trahydropterin synthase family protein: protein MPPVLLTKRIEFAAACRYIRSEWDEAKNRAAFGHCYNLPAHGHNYFLELTVSGDIDPTNGMVVNLFDLKRVMLDVIEEFDHKNLNLDMAYFKDRIPTSENFAHVLWDKFAVQRDIGALHTLRLCEDEDLYAEVTAGDRPNRATMTKRYSFNAVQPGPEGREWDCFVTVRGTIDPLTGMVTDIGALDQLVKNRVIAKFDHKDLSVALHRQSVSGEELAQDIWHELAPGISQGTLTNIRLVPSRDLAYDYAS from the coding sequence ATGCCCCCTGTATTACTGACCAAACGTATTGAATTCGCTGCGGCGTGTCGTTATATCAGGTCTGAATGGGACGAGGCGAAGAACCGGGCGGCTTTCGGCCATTGCTACAATCTCCCAGCGCACGGGCATAACTATTTTTTGGAACTAACCGTCTCGGGAGACATTGACCCCACGAACGGCATGGTGGTCAATTTGTTCGACCTCAAGCGGGTGATGTTGGATGTGATTGAGGAATTCGACCACAAGAATCTCAATCTCGACATGGCCTATTTCAAAGATCGTATTCCTACTTCTGAAAATTTCGCGCATGTGCTGTGGGACAAGTTTGCGGTTCAACGAGATATCGGGGCACTACATACCCTCCGGCTCTGTGAGGATGAAGACCTCTATGCCGAAGTGACGGCTGGGGATCGTCCGAACAGGGCCACGATGACCAAGCGCTACTCGTTTAATGCCGTCCAGCCGGGGCCTGAGGGCCGAGAGTGGGATTGTTTTGTGACGGTGAGGGGCACGATTGATCCGCTGACCGGCATGGTGACCGATATTGGGGCATTGGATCAGCTGGTCAAGAATCGAGTGATCGCAAAATTCGACCACAAGGACCTATCGGTGGCCCTGCATCGCCAGTCCGTATCGGGCGAAGAGTTGGCCCAAGACATCTGGCACGAACTCGCTCCCGGCATCAGCCAAGGCACCCTGACCAACATTCGCTTGGTTCCCTCCCGCGACCTGGCTTACGACTACGCAAGCTGA
- a CDS encoding universal stress protein — protein MRQDTDLFKTILVPVDFSPCSEEAFRVACQMARLCGATVLVLHVIDTSTLTAFHRLGLLAVPSDAAPQRRRLRHHARLNVRQLLESKVASEVTVERRIVEGVPFAEIAKVARTGKVDLVVIGGYGGRVGNVDKIFFGSTAEKVVRTAGCPVLTVPLPVSDSQRRASR, from the coding sequence ATGCGGCAGGATACGGATCTCTTCAAGACCATCCTGGTTCCAGTGGATTTTTCCCCCTGTTCAGAGGAAGCCTTTCGGGTGGCCTGTCAGATGGCGCGCTTGTGTGGTGCGACGGTGCTCGTGCTGCACGTGATCGATACGAGTACGCTTACCGCATTCCATCGCTTGGGGCTCTTGGCGGTTCCGTCAGATGCCGCCCCGCAACGCCGTCGGCTGCGCCATCATGCCCGTTTAAACGTCAGGCAATTGTTGGAATCGAAGGTAGCCTCGGAGGTTACGGTCGAACGCCGGATTGTAGAGGGGGTGCCGTTCGCTGAAATCGCCAAAGTTGCGCGGACGGGGAAGGTTGACCTGGTTGTGATCGGCGGCTATGGCGGGCGAGTCGGAAACGTGGATAAGATTTTCTTCGGCAGTACGGCGGAAAAGGTCGTTCGCACGGCGGGTTGTCCTGTGTTGACTGTGCCGCTTCCGGTTTCTGATTCGCAACGGCGGGCGTCACGATAG
- a CDS encoding heterodisulfide reductase-related iron-sulfur binding cluster has protein sequence MKGISLISPIDVKQLEKETLRIYEVCDGCRRCFNLCPSFNTLLDRIDVYEGDVSKLTPTDHHQVVDECYYCKLCFNHCPYTPPHHYQIDFPHLMVAWKKRLATERGVRWRDRLLIMTDAIGRLGSATAAITNRLLRNNVVRRVLQQIVGIHQDRQVLHFSSETFSRWFGRRTKTMSADPPIRKVALFASCLVNAQVTDVGKATVQVLEKNGVHVVVPEQRCCGMPNFDIGDTQAIQQAARSNIASLYPWVLKGYDVVVPTASCSLMLKREYPELQPDEQTKQVAEKTFDICEYLMKMRKEGQLATDFTKEPGKVAYQIPCHLRDQNIGFKSKELMECAGAKVDVIEQCSGHDGSWSAKVEFFPLSMKIAGKAVRAIDQTSVDLVASDCPLAGLQLEQAGATAQMPVKTVRHPIQIVRDAYGLSSEG, from the coding sequence ATGAAGGGCATCAGCCTGATTTCCCCCATTGACGTCAAGCAGTTGGAGAAAGAGACTCTACGGATCTATGAGGTGTGTGACGGCTGCCGGCGCTGCTTTAACCTCTGTCCGTCCTTCAACACGTTGCTGGACCGCATCGACGTGTATGAAGGTGATGTCTCTAAGCTTACTCCGACCGACCATCATCAAGTAGTCGACGAATGCTACTACTGCAAGCTCTGTTTCAACCATTGTCCCTATACACCTCCCCATCACTACCAAATCGACTTTCCGCATTTGATGGTTGCCTGGAAAAAGCGACTTGCGACGGAACGAGGTGTCCGCTGGAGGGATCGGCTGCTCATCATGACGGATGCCATCGGGCGACTGGGTAGCGCGACTGCCGCGATCACAAACCGGCTCTTGCGGAACAACGTCGTCCGTCGTGTCTTGCAGCAGATCGTCGGAATCCATCAAGACCGACAGGTTCTGCACTTCTCGTCGGAGACGTTTTCGCGCTGGTTCGGGCGTCGGACCAAGACCATGTCAGCCGATCCACCCATCCGAAAAGTGGCGCTGTTTGCCAGTTGCCTGGTGAATGCGCAGGTCACGGATGTCGGGAAGGCCACCGTGCAAGTGCTGGAAAAGAACGGTGTACACGTGGTCGTCCCAGAGCAGCGCTGTTGCGGGATGCCGAACTTCGACATCGGTGACACCCAGGCCATCCAACAGGCGGCCCGCAGCAATATCGCTTCATTGTACCCATGGGTGCTCAAGGGGTACGATGTGGTGGTGCCCACGGCGAGTTGTAGTTTGATGTTGAAGCGGGAATATCCGGAACTTCAGCCTGATGAGCAGACCAAGCAGGTGGCCGAGAAGACATTTGATATCTGTGAGTACCTCATGAAGATGAGAAAGGAGGGGCAGCTCGCGACCGACTTCACAAAGGAGCCGGGGAAGGTTGCCTATCAGATTCCCTGCCATTTGCGAGATCAGAACATCGGATTCAAATCAAAAGAACTGATGGAGTGCGCTGGGGCGAAGGTTGACGTCATTGAACAATGTTCAGGGCATGATGGGTCCTGGTCGGCCAAGGTCGAGTTTTTCCCCCTCTCGATGAAGATCGCGGGGAAGGCCGTGCGGGCCATCGACCAGACGAGTGTGGATCTCGTCGCCTCTGACTGTCCATTGGCGGGTTTACAATTAGAGCAGGCCGGAGCTACTGCGCAGATGCCGGTGAAGACCGTGCGGCATCCGATTCAGATTGTGCGGGATGCCTATGGGCTTTCCTCCGAAGGGTGA
- a CDS encoding DUF3501 family protein, producing the protein MQALTSADLIPYEEYEKQREGFRANIIGLKQRRRISIGPWMTLVFENRRTLQFQIQEMIRVERIFDQTKVQDELDVYNAILPAPGELSATLLIEITDEANIKERLDEFMGLDHGEKVAIVADGEEAFGEFEGGHSHETKISAVHFVRFRPTTSMQAAFANLIKPVTIRVSHGAYREEVPVSGSMREEWLSDLK; encoded by the coding sequence GTGCAGGCACTGACATCGGCTGACCTGATTCCTTACGAAGAGTACGAAAAGCAACGTGAAGGCTTTCGGGCCAACATCATCGGTCTCAAACAGCGGCGGCGTATTTCAATCGGCCCGTGGATGACTCTGGTGTTTGAGAATCGTCGTACGTTGCAATTCCAGATTCAGGAAATGATCCGAGTTGAACGAATATTCGACCAGACGAAGGTTCAGGACGAGCTGGACGTGTACAATGCCATCCTTCCGGCACCCGGTGAGTTGAGTGCGACGCTCTTGATCGAAATTACCGACGAAGCGAATATCAAGGAACGACTGGATGAGTTTATGGGGCTGGACCATGGCGAGAAGGTGGCCATCGTAGCCGATGGAGAAGAGGCCTTCGGCGAGTTTGAAGGCGGCCATAGTCACGAAACAAAAATCAGCGCAGTGCACTTCGTTCGATTTCGCCCCACTACCTCGATGCAGGCCGCTTTCGCGAATTTGATCAAGCCCGTAACGATTCGTGTCAGCCACGGCGCCTATCGTGAAGAAGTGCCAGTGTCAGGCAGCATGAGGGAAGAATGGCTTTCAGACTTGAAATAA
- the pfp gene encoding diphosphate--fructose-6-phosphate 1-phosphotransferase, whose amino-acid sequence MAAERQTVGILVGGGPAPGINSVISAATIRSILGGADVLGIIDGFKWLMQGGTGQVRPLSIEDVSRIHFRGGSYLGTSRANPTKSSELLDNVLSALSRLGVTRVITIGGDDTAFSSMKLEERAGGRLQVVHVPKTIDNDLDLPYGVPTFGFQTARHVGVEIVKNLMVDARTTARWYLVVTMGRKAGHLALGIGKAAGATLTIIPEEFRERPVKLKRVVDLLIGAMIKRFEQGRTDGVAVVAEGLIEILDPHELGGLEHVEHDEHGHLRMTEIDIGDVLRRELTKQLRALGLSITVVSKNVGYELRCADPIPYDIEYTRDLGYCAAQYLLDGGTAAMVSIQNGQFIPIPFKQMVDHATGRTKVRMVEIGSQSYHIARQYMIRLNEDDLRSQDAAGRYAMVANLPIEAFRDRFKTVL is encoded by the coding sequence ATGGCAGCAGAACGTCAGACAGTCGGAATCCTGGTGGGAGGCGGGCCTGCCCCCGGAATCAACAGTGTGATCAGCGCAGCGACGATCCGCAGTATTCTTGGGGGAGCGGATGTCCTGGGGATCATCGATGGGTTCAAATGGCTCATGCAGGGTGGTACGGGACAGGTGCGCCCACTCTCGATCGAGGATGTTAGTCGGATTCATTTTCGAGGCGGGTCATATCTGGGCACATCTCGCGCGAACCCGACGAAAAGTTCGGAGTTACTCGACAATGTGTTGTCCGCGCTGTCTCGGCTCGGCGTCACACGGGTGATCACGATCGGCGGAGATGATACCGCGTTTTCCTCTATGAAGCTGGAGGAGCGAGCCGGTGGGCGACTTCAAGTCGTCCACGTCCCAAAGACGATCGACAATGACCTGGATCTCCCCTATGGGGTCCCGACGTTTGGATTTCAAACGGCTCGCCATGTCGGCGTCGAGATCGTCAAGAATCTTATGGTGGATGCCCGTACGACCGCTCGCTGGTACCTGGTTGTAACCATGGGACGTAAGGCCGGCCATCTGGCATTGGGGATTGGAAAGGCCGCAGGCGCCACCCTGACGATTATTCCGGAAGAGTTTCGTGAACGGCCCGTAAAATTGAAACGAGTGGTCGATCTGTTGATCGGGGCGATGATCAAGCGCTTTGAGCAGGGTCGAACCGACGGAGTTGCAGTAGTGGCGGAAGGGCTGATTGAAATTCTTGACCCCCATGAACTTGGCGGCCTGGAACATGTGGAACATGATGAGCACGGCCACTTACGGATGACGGAGATAGATATCGGCGACGTTTTACGCCGGGAGTTGACCAAGCAGCTTCGCGCGCTCGGATTGTCTATCACCGTGGTGTCGAAGAATGTCGGGTACGAGCTCCGTTGCGCCGATCCGATCCCCTACGATATTGAATATACCCGAGACTTGGGGTACTGCGCGGCCCAGTATCTGCTGGATGGTGGGACAGCGGCTATGGTGTCGATACAGAATGGGCAATTCATTCCGATTCCGTTCAAGCAGATGGTGGATCATGCCACCGGACGGACCAAGGTCAGAATGGTCGAGATTGGGTCCCAGTCCTACCACATTGCCCGACAATATATGATCCGACTCAATGAGGATGATCTGAGGAGTCAGGATGCTGCGGGCCGGTATGCCATGGTGGCGAACTTGCCGATAGAGGCGTTTCGAGATCGATTCAAGACGGTCCTGTAA